A single region of the Vagococcus teuberi genome encodes:
- a CDS encoding YceD family protein: protein MKWALSELNKFRGSQVDFEETIDLNASLEQREPSIIDISPIKVNGFLKVDELGYYAHMTVETILTVPSSRSLEPVELPLDLIIDEEYMTPRQYDALKDVPEDDKNLIIVLEKDLIDLTEAIEDFILLNLPLQVLTEEEKQSTELPKGDFWQVVSEDDIIEELESETQSTIDPRLAKLSDFFKEDEQ from the coding sequence ATGAAGTGGGCTTTATCAGAACTAAATAAGTTTCGTGGAAGTCAAGTTGATTTTGAAGAAACGATTGATTTAAACGCCTCTTTAGAGCAAAGAGAACCATCTATTATTGATATTTCTCCGATTAAAGTAAATGGGTTTTTAAAAGTTGATGAGTTGGGTTATTACGCTCATATGACGGTTGAAACCATTCTTACTGTACCATCATCTCGTTCACTTGAACCTGTTGAGTTGCCACTAGACCTCATCATTGATGAAGAATATATGACACCAAGGCAGTATGATGCATTGAAAGATGTACCAGAAGATGATAAAAACTTGATAATTGTATTGGAAAAAGATTTGATTGATTTAACAGAAGCAATTGAAGACTTTATCCTACTAAATTTACCATTACAAGTCTTAACAGAAGAAGAAAAGCAATCAACAGAATTACCAAAAGGAGACTTTTGGCAAGTTGTTTCAGAAGATGATATTATCGAAGAGTTAGAATCTGAAACACAATCAACCATTGATCCTCGTCTTGCTAAATTATCTGACTTTTTCAAGGAAGATGAGCAGTAG
- a CDS encoding replication initiation and membrane attachment family protein: protein MTKTQPHLKPKDTFEVHYCSLLNGEDTRVLNLLYQPIVGGNALVLYHNLIINKDSFKKPTRHFILQDMMNNGLQELYQARTRLEAIGLLKTYVRKKDEGYHYIYSLDNILSPQVFLSDETLCLLLLDRVGEDRFNYLVELFKPEKLDLSEYTDVTSSYVEVFHIASERLVQANELLSDTMQQMKEAPVGKKPEIEPKTFDWDFFFDSLAGLNIDESFLVNEFKPIILTVHGLYGINELDMINHVKYCLDYVTNQVDVKEFKRRIYKTYHQAKKPTGQNTVQAQPTIYSDEQLSRHKNDLKHQGFTQQEIDVIVSCEKIPPLVFLKSIKDQKNGFVSQNERWTIENLKKQSNLPVEVINMLIHYCLVVLGNSSLNQNMVNTIANDWSQHKITTASAALIQVKNFKKESENKKVKKTYNRNYTKQPARKETLPEWASSATVRKETPLAGDELKQLEAQLKQFNQGGGSS, encoded by the coding sequence GTGACTAAAACACAGCCCCATTTAAAGCCTAAAGATACATTTGAGGTACATTACTGTAGCTTGTTAAATGGAGAAGATACACGTGTTTTAAACCTACTGTATCAACCAATTGTTGGTGGTAATGCGTTAGTGTTGTATCATAATTTAATCATTAACAAAGACAGTTTTAAAAAACCAACCAGGCATTTTATTTTACAAGATATGATGAATAACGGGCTTCAAGAATTGTATCAAGCAAGAACTAGACTTGAAGCAATTGGGTTATTAAAAACATATGTCCGAAAAAAAGATGAGGGGTATCATTATATCTACTCTCTTGACAATATATTATCTCCACAAGTTTTTTTATCTGATGAGACACTATGTTTGTTGTTATTAGATAGAGTAGGTGAAGATCGATTTAATTACTTAGTGGAATTATTTAAACCGGAAAAACTTGATTTATCTGAATACACAGATGTAACAAGTAGTTATGTTGAGGTATTTCATATTGCATCAGAACGTTTGGTACAAGCCAACGAACTTTTATCAGACACGATGCAACAAATGAAAGAAGCGCCTGTGGGTAAAAAACCTGAAATAGAGCCAAAAACATTTGATTGGGATTTTTTCTTTGATAGTTTGGCTGGATTAAATATTGATGAATCGTTCTTAGTTAATGAGTTTAAACCAATTATTTTAACGGTTCATGGGTTATATGGCATTAATGAACTTGATATGATTAATCATGTTAAGTATTGTTTGGACTATGTGACTAATCAAGTTGATGTCAAAGAGTTTAAGAGACGTATCTATAAGACGTATCATCAAGCTAAAAAGCCAACTGGACAAAATACGGTACAAGCTCAACCAACGATATATAGTGACGAACAACTTAGCCGACATAAAAATGATTTAAAACATCAAGGGTTCACTCAACAAGAGATTGATGTTATCGTCTCTTGTGAGAAGATTCCCCCACTTGTATTTTTGAAATCAATTAAAGATCAGAAAAACGGGTTTGTCTCACAGAATGAACGGTGGACGATAGAAAACTTGAAGAAACAGTCAAACTTACCTGTTGAGGTTATTAACATGTTGATACACTATTGTTTAGTTGTTTTGGGTAATTCATCTTTAAACCAAAATATGGTAAATACTATAGCCAATGACTGGTCACAGCATAAGATTACAACGGCATCTGCAGCACTCATTCAAGTAAAGAACTTTAAAAAAGAGTCTGAAAATAAAAAAGTGAAGAAAACATATAATCGAAACTACACAAAACAACCTGCTAGAAAAGAAACCTTACCAGAATGGGCAAGTAGTGCTACTGTGAGAAAAGAAACACCTTTAGCAGGAGATGAGTTGAAGCAACTAGAGGCGCAACTCAAACAATTTAATCAAGGTGGTGGATCATCATGA
- a CDS encoding CoA-binding protein: MAYKDLGDQKVKEILTNAKTIAVVGLSDNPEKTSYRVAEVMQNAGYKIIPVNPMKEGKTILSEKVYPSIESVDQPIDIVDVFRPSAALVDVAKDFLKSEAPVFWAQLGIENDEAADLLYDHGITDVIMNRCIKIELQK; this comes from the coding sequence ATGGCATATAAAGATTTAGGCGACCAAAAAGTAAAAGAGATTTTAACTAATGCAAAGACTATCGCAGTTGTTGGTCTAAGTGATAATCCTGAAAAAACAAGTTACCGTGTAGCAGAAGTCATGCAAAATGCTGGATATAAGATTATTCCAGTTAACCCAATGAAAGAGGGCAAAACAATTTTAAGTGAAAAAGTCTATCCTTCTATTGAATCAGTTGATCAACCAATTGATATTGTCGATGTCTTTAGACCAAGTGCAGCTTTAGTAGATGTGGCGAAAGATTTTTTAAAATCAGAAGCACCTGTTTTTTGGGCACAATTAGGGATCGAAAATGATGAAGCAGCTGACCTTTTATATGATCATGGTATAACAGATGTTATCATGAATCGCTGTATTAAAATCGAATTACAAAAGTAA
- a CDS encoding MFS transporter translates to MTNTTAAQPKTVKHKWWALAILALSVSLVVIDGTIVNVSIPVIMKDLKLSFTDAEWIITLYSLIFSSLLITMGRIADNFGRKKMLIIGIAIFLVGSIMASFSKDITFMLAARSIQGLGGATVLPTTLSAVNSLFFGKDRIVAFAVWGSVISGMAAIGPLLGGYFTTYMTWHWIFWINLPIGLFIILASLKYLPETYGEKMTSGFDFFGFILSTIGLILLVFGIIEGRNYGWWHVKGDHPTLFNLSIIPTLLVVGALFFALFLVWEAHLIKNKKSHLLDLSLFKFISFSLGNTIAGIVAIGESGLLFLLPLFLQNILTLSPIKSGAILAMMGLGAFLAGGMASFIVEKTSASFVVSLGLFLETLGFFGFFKTVDPNNGLTWIIVWLVVYGIGLGFASAQLTSIVLKDVPPAQSGQGSSIQSTVRQIGSALGIAIIGTIFGLQLQHDIPHTLDNVGLPTQVQKSLESSVIGSAGSSIRVLKQSNPEELHLTKDIQNDIVKKLDNNFTNSVVKTIGIASIIMLISFVLTFGLYKRKDNATK, encoded by the coding sequence GTGACAAACACAACAGCAGCACAACCAAAAACAGTGAAACACAAATGGTGGGCATTAGCGATTTTAGCCTTATCTGTTTCATTAGTTGTTATTGACGGAACAATCGTCAATGTATCTATTCCAGTTATTATGAAAGATTTAAAATTATCCTTTACCGATGCTGAGTGGATTATCACGCTATATTCTTTAATTTTTTCTTCCCTTTTGATTACAATGGGACGCATCGCCGATAATTTCGGACGAAAAAAAATGTTGATTATAGGGATTGCCATCTTTTTAGTAGGATCTATTATGGCAAGTTTCTCTAAAGATATCACCTTTATGTTAGCAGCCCGTTCAATTCAAGGTTTAGGTGGGGCAACAGTTCTTCCAACCACATTATCCGCTGTTAATTCGCTCTTTTTCGGTAAAGATCGGATTGTCGCTTTTGCCGTATGGGGTTCTGTGATTTCTGGTATGGCAGCGATTGGACCATTACTTGGTGGTTATTTCACCACTTACATGACATGGCATTGGATTTTCTGGATTAATTTACCTATTGGGTTATTTATTATTTTAGCGTCATTAAAATATTTACCAGAAACATATGGCGAAAAAATGACAAGTGGGTTTGACTTTTTTGGATTTATTTTATCAACTATCGGCTTAATTTTATTGGTATTCGGTATTATTGAAGGCCGTAATTATGGTTGGTGGCATGTAAAAGGCGATCACCCAACACTCTTTAACTTATCCATTATCCCAACGTTACTTGTTGTAGGAGCTCTTTTCTTTGCATTATTCTTAGTTTGGGAAGCTCATTTGATTAAAAATAAAAAATCTCATTTACTTGATTTATCTTTATTCAAATTCATAAGTTTTTCATTGGGAAATACGATTGCTGGGATTGTGGCAATTGGTGAATCAGGATTACTATTCCTATTGCCTTTATTCTTACAAAACATCTTAACATTAAGTCCAATTAAATCAGGTGCAATTTTAGCAATGATGGGACTTGGTGCATTCTTAGCTGGTGGGATGGCGTCATTTATCGTTGAGAAAACATCGGCATCATTTGTTGTGTCACTTGGTTTATTCTTAGAAACACTTGGCTTTTTTGGATTCTTTAAAACGGTTGATCCAAATAATGGCTTAACATGGATTATTGTCTGGTTAGTAGTTTATGGTATTGGGTTAGGTTTTGCTTCTGCTCAATTAACCTCTATCGTCTTAAAAGACGTGCCACCTGCTCAATCTGGTCAAGGATCAAGTATCCAATCAACTGTTCGTCAAATTGGTTCTGCTTTAGGGATTGCGATTATCGGAACAATTTTTGGCTTACAATTACAACATGATATCCCACATACTTTAGATAATGTTGGCCTACCAACACAAGTCCAAAAATCACTTGAATCAAGTGTTATTGGTAGTGCCGGTTCTTCTATTAGAGTATTAAAACAATCTAATCCAGAAGAGTTGCACTTAACAAAAGATATTCAAAATGATATCGTTAAAAAATTAGACAATAACTTTACTAATAGTGTGGTCAAAACAATTGGTATTGCATCAATCATTATGTTAATTAGTTTTGTTTTAACGTTTGGTTTATATAAACGAAAAGACAACGCAACAAAATAA
- the plsY gene encoding glycerol-3-phosphate 1-O-acyltransferase PlsY produces MKTISLFILAYLLGSIQSGVWIGKIFYHKDIREFGSGNTGTTNTFRVLGKRAGTAVLFMDILKGTVATSLPMWFGLSIDPLWFGVAAILGHTFPIFGHFKGGKAVATSAGMLLAYSPTFFIYSGSLFVLFLFLTSTVSLASMISAIIITISTIILPIYAPFVLAEQNWLLTTLAVAITLFIIVRHKDNIKRIKSGTESKINFGLRKTKNR; encoded by the coding sequence GTGAAAACTATTTCGTTATTTATATTAGCCTACTTGTTAGGCTCGATACAATCAGGGGTTTGGATTGGCAAGATCTTTTACCATAAAGATATTAGAGAATTTGGTAGTGGTAACACTGGAACGACTAATACTTTCCGTGTACTGGGAAAGCGTGCCGGAACAGCCGTTTTATTTATGGACATACTAAAAGGAACGGTAGCAACGAGTTTACCGATGTGGTTTGGTTTATCAATTGACCCATTGTGGTTTGGTGTTGCAGCTATTCTTGGACATACGTTCCCAATATTTGGCCATTTCAAAGGTGGCAAAGCCGTTGCGACAAGTGCAGGGATGTTATTAGCCTATTCACCAACATTTTTTATCTATTCAGGTAGTCTGTTTGTCTTATTCTTGTTTTTAACGAGTACAGTGAGTTTAGCTAGTATGATTAGTGCCATTATTATTACCATTTCTACTATAATATTACCAATTTATGCACCATTTGTTTTAGCAGAACAGAACTGGTTATTAACCACACTGGCTGTGGCGATTACGTTATTTATTATTGTACGTCATAAAGATAATATCAAACGAATTAAATCAGGTACAGAAAGCAAAATAAATTTTGGTTTAAGAAAAACAAAAAACCGTTAG
- the phnC gene encoding phosphonate ABC transporter ATP-binding protein yields MIKFDNVQMVYPNGYVGLKDINLEIEQGEFVAIIGLSGAGKSTLIRCVNRMHDISSGTLMVNDTNVGKIKGKEIRAFRRQIGMIFQSFNLITRATVLKNVMISSVPELPWWRRVFGIFPEDVKVTALESLDNVGILDKAFVRVDQLSGGQQQRVALARTLASHPEVILADEPVAALDPVTAKTVMGDFKRINKDLNISVLINIHHVDLALEYADRVIGIRQGQIVYDGPSKDVTEDVLSTIYDGDKKGE; encoded by the coding sequence ATGATAAAGTTTGACAATGTCCAAATGGTTTATCCAAATGGTTATGTAGGGTTAAAAGATATTAATTTAGAAATTGAGCAAGGTGAGTTTGTTGCAATCATCGGACTATCAGGAGCGGGTAAATCGACCTTGATTCGTTGTGTCAACCGTATGCATGACATTTCAAGTGGGACTCTGATGGTGAATGATACAAACGTTGGCAAAATTAAAGGAAAAGAAATTAGAGCGTTTCGTCGTCAAATTGGAATGATTTTCCAATCATTTAATTTGATTACCCGTGCAACTGTATTAAAAAATGTGATGATTTCGTCTGTTCCAGAACTTCCTTGGTGGAGACGTGTGTTTGGTATTTTTCCAGAAGACGTCAAAGTGACAGCTTTAGAGTCTCTTGATAACGTTGGCATTTTAGATAAAGCATTTGTCAGAGTGGATCAACTATCTGGTGGGCAACAACAACGTGTGGCCTTAGCTAGAACACTCGCCAGTCATCCTGAAGTGATATTAGCCGATGAGCCAGTTGCCGCTCTTGACCCTGTCACAGCAAAAACGGTCATGGGTGATTTTAAACGCATTAACAAAGATTTAAATATTTCCGTATTAATTAATATTCACCATGTTGATTTGGCATTAGAATATGCTGATCGAGTGATTGGGATTAGACAAGGACAAATCGTGTATGATGGTCCATCAAAAGACGTGACAGAAGATGTGTTATCAACCATTTATGATGGGGATAAGAAAGGAGAGTAA
- the coaE gene encoding dephospho-CoA kinase (Dephospho-CoA kinase (CoaE) performs the final step in coenzyme A biosynthesis.), whose product MTYLLGLTGGIASGKSTVTQMFRSKNIPVIDADIIAREVVKPGKPGLEKIVSHFGKDVLLEDGTLDRKKLGTIIFNDDAKRALLNHILSDEIRTRILEMIELCKKSDPSLIVLDIPLLYEGGYDEIVDDVMVCYVPRDIQLKRLMARDHLKENGAIKRIDSQMSLEEKKSRADVVIDNSGRIDETLKQVQTWFDTIIKEKSPE is encoded by the coding sequence ATGACGTATTTATTAGGCTTAACAGGAGGCATTGCTTCCGGAAAATCAACCGTTACGCAAATGTTTAGATCAAAAAATATTCCAGTTATTGACGCAGATATTATCGCAAGAGAAGTCGTTAAACCAGGAAAACCAGGACTAGAAAAGATTGTGTCACACTTTGGTAAAGATGTGTTGTTAGAAGACGGCACGTTAGATCGAAAAAAATTAGGAACGATTATTTTTAATGATGATGCCAAACGAGCATTACTCAATCATATTTTGTCTGATGAAATTCGTACGCGTATTTTGGAAATGATTGAACTTTGTAAAAAATCTGATCCGTCACTCATCGTTCTTGATATTCCACTTTTATATGAAGGTGGTTATGACGAAATAGTGGATGATGTTATGGTTTGCTATGTACCAAGAGACATTCAGTTAAAACGTTTGATGGCTCGTGATCATCTCAAAGAAAATGGTGCGATTAAACGAATTGACAGCCAAATGAGCCTAGAAGAAAAGAAATCACGGGCTGATGTGGTGATTGATAATAGTGGACGAATAGATGAAACACTGAAACAAGTACAAACTTGGTTTGATACAATTATAAAAGAAAAATCACCTGAATAA
- the mutM gene encoding DNA-formamidopyrimidine glycosylase, whose translation MPELPEVETVRKGLVQLVKDKEINNVIVDWGKIVESPEVDDFIHTLVGQKILDVDRRGKFLIFKLSQNDMISHLRMEGKFEYHNQTDDIQKHTHVRFQFTDGTELRYLDVRKFGRLSLEPKGLGEEYKGIKKLGPEPVIPDFDLEVFREELKKKHRAIKPLLLDQTLVTGLGNIYVDEALYQSCIHPEQVASKLTKTEVDALHSAIIDVLATAVKAGGTTIRTYKNALGDAGHFQVYLSAYGKQGEPCKRCGHSIEKIKVAQRGTHFCPVCQVTHD comes from the coding sequence ATGCCTGAATTACCAGAAGTTGAGACGGTCAGAAAAGGTCTTGTCCAACTTGTTAAAGATAAAGAAATAAACAATGTTATTGTTGACTGGGGAAAAATTGTCGAGTCTCCTGAAGTAGATGATTTTATCCATACACTTGTTGGTCAAAAAATATTAGACGTTGACCGACGAGGAAAATTTCTAATATTTAAACTAAGTCAAAATGATATGATTAGCCATTTGCGAATGGAAGGAAAGTTTGAATATCATAATCAAACAGACGACATTCAAAAACACACGCATGTCCGTTTTCAGTTTACTGATGGGACAGAGTTGCGCTATTTAGATGTCAGAAAATTTGGTCGTTTATCACTTGAGCCAAAAGGTCTTGGTGAAGAGTATAAAGGAATTAAAAAACTTGGACCTGAGCCAGTGATACCAGATTTTGATTTAGAAGTATTTAGAGAAGAACTGAAGAAAAAACATCGTGCAATTAAGCCTTTATTACTCGATCAAACGCTTGTGACAGGGTTAGGAAATATTTATGTAGACGAAGCATTATATCAGTCATGTATTCACCCAGAACAAGTCGCTTCTAAATTAACCAAAACGGAAGTTGATGCACTACATTCAGCGATTATCGACGTACTTGCTACAGCTGTTAAGGCTGGTGGTACGACGATTCGAACATATAAAAATGCCTTAGGAGATGCTGGGCATTTCCAAGTGTATTTATCGGCATACGGCAAGCAAGGAGAACCTTGTAAGCGATGTGGCCATTCAATCGAAAAAATAAAAGTTGCCCAACGAGGTACGCATTTTTGTCCAGTTTGTCAAGTCACACACGATTAG
- the dnaI gene encoding primosomal protein DnaI, translating to MKHINQHLNRTVNNQNINDRLIQLMEVVQKDKDVQEFIASNREYLSDEDILKSSAKLYEYVKEKEKFLANDASMIAPGYEPKLFLNHHFIDVTYVPTEELIRKKEYETVRNRVNAISMPKDIKDASLDSFNITSERKEALSASITFMNDYLDNPKEFHQGLYLYGTFGVGKTYLLGAIANSLAIKGVKSTILHFPTFCVEMKQSIKDDSVASKLDSVKKTPILMLDDIGADSMSTWIRDDILGVILQYRMQEKLPTFFSSNLDMKQLEEEHLRFSQKGDDEPLKAKRIMERIKYLSKQITMIGENRRLDNEF from the coding sequence ATGAAACACATAAACCAGCATTTAAATCGAACGGTGAATAATCAAAATATTAACGATCGATTAATTCAACTGATGGAAGTTGTACAAAAAGATAAAGATGTACAAGAATTTATCGCATCAAATAGAGAGTATTTATCTGATGAAGATATTTTAAAAAGCTCAGCAAAGCTTTATGAATATGTAAAAGAAAAAGAAAAATTTTTAGCCAATGATGCTTCTATGATTGCTCCTGGCTATGAACCAAAATTGTTTTTAAATCATCACTTTATTGATGTAACGTATGTACCGACAGAGGAATTGATTCGCAAAAAAGAATACGAAACAGTTCGTAATAGGGTAAATGCCATTTCCATGCCTAAAGACATTAAAGATGCTTCCTTGGATTCGTTCAATATTACCTCTGAGCGAAAAGAAGCATTAAGTGCGTCTATTACATTTATGAATGATTATCTAGACAATCCTAAAGAATTTCATCAAGGTTTATATTTGTATGGAACTTTTGGCGTCGGAAAAACGTATTTATTAGGTGCAATTGCAAATAGTTTAGCAATCAAAGGCGTGAAGAGTACAATTTTACATTTCCCAACGTTTTGTGTGGAAATGAAACAATCAATCAAAGATGACAGTGTGGCTTCTAAACTAGATAGTGTAAAAAAAACACCTATCCTAATGTTAGATGATATTGGAGCAGATTCGATGAGTACATGGATAAGAGACGATATACTGGGTGTTATCTTACAGTACCGTATGCAAGAAAAATTACCAACGTTTTTCTCATCTAATCTAGACATGAAACAACTCGAAGAAGAGCATCTACGCTTCTCACAAAAAGGAGACGATGAGCCGCTTAAAGCTAAGAGGATTATGGAGCGAATCAAGTACCTCTCAAAACAAATCACCATGATTGGTGAGAACCGTCGTTTAGATAACGAGTTTTAA
- the nrdR gene encoding transcriptional regulator NrdR, which translates to MQCPRCHYSGSRVVDSRPADDNRAIRRRRECEDCGFRFTTFERIEVSPLLVVKKNGAREEFNREKILRGLVRSAEKRPVSMDQMEQVVEKVENRIRSIGENEVSTNLIGEFVMEELVNLDEIAYIRFASVYRQFKDMSVFLKELQEIIDKEQVD; encoded by the coding sequence ATGCAATGTCCAAGATGTCACTATAGTGGATCGCGAGTGGTAGATAGTCGTCCAGCAGATGACAATCGTGCTATTAGACGTAGGAGAGAATGTGAAGATTGTGGCTTTCGTTTTACAACGTTTGAACGCATAGAAGTGTCGCCATTGCTTGTAGTAAAGAAGAATGGTGCAAGAGAAGAGTTTAATCGTGAAAAAATATTAAGAGGCTTAGTCCGATCAGCGGAAAAACGTCCAGTGTCAATGGATCAAATGGAACAAGTTGTTGAGAAAGTTGAAAATAGGATTCGAAGTATCGGAGAAAACGAAGTCTCAACGAATTTAATTGGTGAGTTTGTAATGGAAGAATTAGTTAACCTTGATGAGATAGCTTATATTAGGTTTGCCAGTGTTTACCGTCAGTTTAAAGATATGAGTGTCTTTTTGAAAGAGTTACAAGAAATTATTGATAAAGAGCAAGTAGATTAA
- the rpmF gene encoding 50S ribosomal protein L32 codes for MAVPKRKTSKARKNRRRTHYKLSAPGLTACSNCGEMRKSHHVCPSCGHYDGKDVMTKEA; via the coding sequence ATGGCAGTACCAAAAAGAAAAACGTCAAAAGCTCGTAAAAATAGACGTCGTACTCATTACAAATTGTCTGCACCAGGTTTAACAGCTTGTAGCAACTGTGGTGAAATGAGAAAATCTCATCATGTGTGCCCTTCATGTGGTCATTATGATGGAAAAGACGTTATGACTAAAGAAGCATAA
- a CDS encoding phosphate/phosphite/phosphonate ABC transporter substrate-binding protein, whose product MFKKVLKYTGLVALVATLGACGSDSAKDKGSESSKGKDDKTIETLSVGFVPSRDPEEIVSATEPLKELMQKELKEQGYDVKKIDITVGTNFEAVGESLDSGTLDIGFIPGGTYVLYDEGAEPILTATRAGLSIDSDEAKVWNENKPTEPTDKQVDSYRALMIAGPSSKGQAVADKVNKGEKVSWDDLNNLSWSVMSSSSPAGYIYPSLWLNENYDKKITDLKNIVQSDSYGSAFARLASGQVDVVLTYADARRDNEENWKKEFGRDKSIWDETNVIGVTPAIYNDTISVSKNSKTMTDDLKKALQKSFINIAKTDEGKKVIGIYSHEGYVEANPKDYDNERKAQKLVQDAK is encoded by the coding sequence TTGTTTAAAAAAGTATTGAAGTATACAGGTCTAGTTGCGTTGGTAGCAACTCTAGGTGCATGTGGTAGCGATTCTGCTAAAGATAAAGGAAGCGAATCAAGTAAAGGTAAAGATGATAAAACCATTGAAACATTATCAGTTGGTTTTGTCCCATCAAGAGATCCAGAGGAAATTGTTTCTGCAACTGAACCTCTGAAAGAACTAATGCAAAAAGAGTTAAAAGAACAAGGATACGATGTTAAAAAAATCGATATCACTGTTGGAACTAACTTTGAAGCTGTTGGTGAGTCACTAGATTCAGGTACACTTGACATTGGATTTATTCCAGGTGGTACATATGTATTATATGATGAAGGGGCAGAACCTATCTTAACTGCAACACGTGCTGGATTATCAATCGACTCAGACGAAGCAAAAGTTTGGAATGAAAACAAACCAACTGAGCCAACTGACAAACAAGTTGATTCTTACCGTGCATTAATGATTGCTGGACCATCTTCAAAAGGTCAAGCAGTTGCAGATAAAGTAAATAAAGGTGAAAAAGTATCATGGGATGATTTAAATAATCTTTCATGGAGTGTGATGAGTTCATCTTCTCCAGCTGGATATATTTACCCAAGTCTATGGTTAAACGAAAACTACGACAAAAAAATCACTGATTTAAAAAATATCGTTCAATCAGATTCTTACGGTAGTGCCTTTGCTCGTTTAGCTTCAGGTCAAGTTGATGTGGTATTAACTTATGCCGATGCTCGTCGTGACAATGAAGAAAACTGGAAAAAAGAGTTTGGCCGCGATAAATCTATCTGGGATGAAACAAACGTTATTGGCGTAACACCAGCTATTTATAACGATACTATCTCAGTAAGTAAAAACTCAAAAACAATGACAGATGATTTGAAAAAAGCGTTACAAAAATCATTTATCAACATCGCTAAAACAGATGAAGGTAAAAAAGTTATTGGAATTTACAGCCACGAAGGTTATGTAGAAGCAAATCCTAAAGACTATGATAATGAACGAAAAGCACAAAAATTAGTTCAAGACGCTAAATAA